In Vibrio sp. FE10, the following are encoded in one genomic region:
- a CDS encoding Na+/H+ antiporter NhaC family protein: MEQTDITSLIPIVITLVLSLATRNVVIGLFAGVLSGVAMLTGMFSELNPLDTFGTMVKGYLVPQLTDSYNAGVIMLLVFIGGFVALMEKSGGGVAFAKRVTQWVSNKCQAQISAWFGGIVIFFSDLGTPLIVGPVFRPLFDKLKLSRQKLAFIIDSTSSPVAILIPFIGWGVYIMSLIQKEFTALSVNMSDWDAFIGAIPFQFYAFLAIFIVPLVSVKGLDFGPMAKAERDCQAGIDTGVNSDSLNPFSHKNAKASFVWAPLLVMLIVLCAMLVPQGFPFQKVAGSSFRAALSSAYFFAAITLISLMAYYGVRKLSDGVSVYLKGMGNMMPVAIILVLAWALSTVGKELGAAAYIAEQAQSGFPYWLVPAVAFLLSAIISFATGSSWGTFAIMMPLVIPTAVAIDAPLLVAIGAVLSGGLFGDHCSPISETTILSSTGAGCDQFEHFKTQLPYALMNGSIALVSFVVAGFTGSPLVVLGALIAQLIIVTLLAKRDASKNASAEVQSEVSDSKVQQA, translated from the coding sequence ATGGAACAGACAGATATCACGTCACTCATCCCCATTGTGATTACTTTGGTGTTGTCGTTGGCGACAAGGAATGTGGTGATAGGCCTTTTTGCTGGTGTACTAAGTGGCGTAGCGATGCTTACTGGTATGTTTAGCGAACTTAACCCGCTTGATACGTTTGGTACCATGGTTAAAGGTTACCTAGTCCCTCAACTTACCGACAGCTATAACGCTGGTGTGATCATGCTGTTGGTGTTCATCGGTGGCTTTGTCGCTTTGATGGAGAAGTCAGGTGGTGGTGTTGCTTTTGCAAAACGTGTTACTCAATGGGTAAGCAATAAATGCCAAGCTCAAATCTCAGCATGGTTTGGTGGAATCGTTATATTTTTCTCAGACTTAGGCACCCCTTTAATTGTTGGCCCTGTTTTTCGTCCTCTTTTCGATAAACTGAAACTTTCTAGACAGAAGCTAGCATTCATCATTGATTCAACCTCATCGCCAGTTGCCATTCTTATTCCTTTCATTGGATGGGGCGTTTACATCATGAGCCTGATCCAGAAAGAATTTACTGCGTTGAGCGTTAACATGTCTGATTGGGATGCTTTCATTGGTGCGATTCCTTTTCAGTTCTACGCATTCCTAGCGATCTTCATCGTGCCTTTGGTGTCAGTCAAAGGTTTAGATTTTGGACCAATGGCGAAAGCGGAACGTGATTGCCAAGCGGGAATCGATACTGGCGTGAATAGCGACTCTCTGAATCCGTTCTCGCATAAAAATGCAAAGGCCTCTTTTGTTTGGGCGCCGTTGTTAGTGATGCTGATTGTGTTGTGTGCCATGTTGGTTCCGCAAGGCTTCCCATTTCAAAAGGTCGCGGGTTCATCATTCAGAGCAGCTCTATCATCGGCTTACTTTTTTGCTGCGATTACCTTGATCTCGCTAATGGCTTACTACGGTGTAAGAAAGCTGTCTGACGGTGTTTCTGTGTACTTAAAAGGCATGGGAAACATGATGCCAGTTGCGATCATTTTGGTGTTGGCTTGGGCGTTAAGCACAGTTGGTAAAGAGTTGGGTGCAGCAGCTTATATCGCAGAGCAAGCACAGAGCGGCTTCCCTTACTGGTTAGTGCCTGCGGTTGCGTTTTTATTATCGGCTATCATTTCATTCGCTACTGGATCGTCATGGGGAACCTTCGCGATAATGATGCCATTGGTTATCCCTACGGCTGTGGCAATAGATGCTCCGCTTCTGGTTGCGATTGGTGCGGTACTTTCTGGTGGCTTGTTTGGTGATCACTGCTCACCGATCTCTGAAACTACCATTCTGTCTTCGACTGGCGCTGGGTGTGATCAGTTTGAGCACTTTAAAACTCAGCTTCCTTACGCATTAATGAATGGTTCAATCGCTTTGGTCAGCTTTGTCGTGGCAGGATTCACGGGTAGTCCATTAGTCGTGTTAGGTGCACTGATTGCTCAGCTAATTATTGTGACTTTATTAGCTAAGCGTGATGCTAGTAAAAACGCTTCTGCAGAAGTTCAATCTGAAGTCTCTGATTCTAAAGTTCAACAAGCGTAA
- a CDS encoding acetate uptake transporter — translation MSTKLANPAPLGLMGFGMTTILLNIHNAGFFPMDSMILAMGIFYGGLSQVIVGTMCFKRGDTFGTTAFTSYGLFWLSLVGLIVMPYMGLPASPAAFMGWYLLLWGIFTGFMFIGSLCYPVAKQVVFGSLTILFFLLAAHNFTGSSLIGTIAGFEGIFCGASAIYFAMAQVINNEYGRTVLPVGEKKAPQMATQEIAA, via the coding sequence ATGTCGACCAAACTAGCTAACCCAGCGCCACTAGGCTTAATGGGTTTCGGTATGACCACTATTCTTCTTAATATCCACAACGCAGGTTTCTTCCCAATGGATTCAATGATCCTTGCGATGGGTATTTTTTACGGTGGTTTGAGCCAAGTTATCGTGGGCACTATGTGTTTCAAACGTGGTGACACGTTCGGTACAACTGCGTTTACTTCTTACGGCCTATTCTGGTTGTCTTTGGTTGGTTTGATTGTAATGCCTTACATGGGCCTACCAGCAAGCCCTGCAGCATTCATGGGTTGGTACCTACTACTATGGGGCATCTTCACAGGCTTCATGTTCATTGGTTCTTTATGCTACCCAGTAGCGAAGCAGGTAGTATTCGGTTCACTAACTATCTTGTTCTTCCTACTTGCAGCTCATAATTTCACTGGCAGCTCACTGATCGGCACTATCGCTGGTTTCGAAGGTATCTTCTGTGGCGCTTCAGCTATCTACTTTGCAATGGCACAAGTAATCAACAACGAATACGGCCGCACAGTACTGCCTGTTGGTGAGAAGAAAGCACCGCAAATGGCAACACAAGAAATCGCTGCTTAA
- a CDS encoding alanine/glycine:cation symporter family protein — MQSFVDFLNGIIWSPVLIYLCLGAGLFYSIMTRFVQIRHFFEMWRLLLSGKSSSKGISSFQALAVSLSGRVGTGNIAGVAAAIGFGGPGAVFWMWVVAFFGAATAYAESTLAQIYKEEDEGQFRGGPAYYIEKAMGQKWYAWIFAIATIFACGILLPGVQSNSIGNAVEAAFGSGDMIETAIGTFSFAKIFTGTVVAIILAFIIFGGVKRIANFTQIVVPFMALAYIIIAFVIILLNIGQVPTVFAMIIGDAFTPMAGFGAAIGWGVKRGVYSNEAGQGTGPHAAAAASVDHPAQQGLVQAFSIYIDTLLVCSATAFMIIITGAYNVHGGAEGVFLVQNLAANIGANGPVFTQLAIESALPGIGKPFIAFALFFFAFTTILAYYYIAETNIAYLRRTIKIPGMMFVLKLVLITAVFYGTVKTANLAWAMGDVGVGLMAWLNIVGILIIFFMSKPALKALADYEEQQKQGVTEYTFNPVKLGIKGATYWEEKYKRKTGKSPEAEAADTKPVEQPSS; from the coding sequence ATGCAGTCATTCGTTGATTTTTTGAATGGAATAATCTGGAGTCCAGTACTTATCTACCTATGTTTAGGTGCAGGTTTGTTCTACTCCATCATGACTCGATTTGTTCAAATCCGTCACTTCTTTGAAATGTGGCGCTTGCTACTATCGGGTAAAAGCTCATCAAAAGGCATCTCGTCTTTCCAAGCTCTAGCCGTTTCGCTATCTGGCCGTGTAGGTACAGGTAACATTGCTGGTGTTGCAGCCGCTATCGGTTTCGGTGGCCCAGGTGCAGTATTTTGGATGTGGGTTGTAGCCTTCTTTGGCGCCGCGACTGCTTACGCAGAATCTACGCTAGCGCAAATCTACAAAGAAGAAGACGAAGGCCAGTTCCGTGGTGGTCCGGCTTACTACATTGAAAAAGCAATGGGTCAAAAGTGGTACGCATGGATCTTCGCTATCGCGACTATTTTTGCATGTGGTATTTTGCTTCCAGGTGTTCAGTCAAACAGTATTGGTAATGCTGTAGAAGCTGCATTTGGCTCAGGCGACATGATTGAAACAGCTATCGGTACATTCAGTTTCGCTAAAATTTTCACTGGTACTGTTGTTGCTATCATCCTTGCTTTCATCATCTTTGGTGGTGTTAAACGTATTGCGAACTTCACACAAATCGTTGTTCCATTCATGGCATTGGCTTACATCATCATCGCGTTCGTTATCATTCTGCTAAACATCGGCCAAGTGCCAACTGTTTTCGCAATGATCATCGGCGATGCATTCACACCTATGGCAGGCTTCGGTGCTGCAATTGGTTGGGGTGTTAAGCGTGGTGTTTACTCAAACGAAGCGGGTCAAGGTACTGGTCCTCACGCGGCGGCGGCTGCAAGTGTTGATCACCCAGCTCAGCAAGGTTTGGTACAAGCGTTCTCTATCTACATCGATACTCTTCTAGTATGTTCTGCTACAGCGTTCATGATCATCATCACTGGTGCTTACAACGTTCACGGCGGCGCTGAAGGCGTGTTCCTTGTTCAGAACCTAGCAGCAAACATTGGTGCGAATGGTCCTGTATTTACACAGCTTGCTATTGAAAGTGCACTACCAGGCATTGGTAAGCCATTCATCGCATTTGCTCTGTTCTTCTTCGCATTTACAACGATTCTTGCTTACTACTACATCGCAGAAACGAATATTGCTTACCTACGTCGTACCATCAAGATCCCAGGCATGATGTTCGTACTTAAGCTTGTTCTTATCACTGCGGTTTTCTATGGCACAGTCAAAACAGCGAACCTTGCTTGGGCAATGGGTGATGTTGGTGTTGGCTTGATGGCATGGTTAAACATCGTTGGTATTCTGATCATCTTCTTCATGTCTAAGCCTGCGCTTAAAGCACTTGCTGATTATGAAGAGCAACAGAAACAAGGCGTAACTGAGTACACGTTCAACCCTGTAAAACTAGGCATCAAAGGTGCTACTTACTGGGAAGAGAAGTACAAGCGTAAAACAGGTAAGTCTCCTGAAGCAGAAGCTGCAGACACTAAACCTGTAGAGCAACCTTCATCGTAA
- a CDS encoding MBL fold metallo-hydrolase — protein MEVIHHGGKRTVTGSCHELRDSGQSVLIDCGLFQGKESQGSDARPLDIEFETSHLNALLLTHTHIDHIGRLPWLLASGFNQPIYCTQATAELAPLMIEDGLKLQGLSNKQSKLILKKIHALIAPKPYGEWFPITSAQQNNGKDHHRPNTLYARFQPAGHILGSAYIEIKLPNQEVVVFSGDLGPSNTPLLPDPKSPQQADYLFIESTYGTSTHDDIATRSERLKAIIDRSLLDGGVILIPAFSIGRTQELLFDIENLIFEHQLSSDIPIILDSPMAEKVTRSYRRFKELWGQEAKHRLELKRHPLAFEQCITVDGHRMHKKIVNRLRSTGEPAIVVAASGMCQGGRIMNYLSALLPDKRTDVILAGYQAHGTLGREIQQGEKQVSIDNKDVEVNAQIHGMSGYSAHADKEDLNRFITGIPVPPKELHLIHGEPNTQSEFAQELLKQGFKVV, from the coding sequence ATGGAAGTGATTCACCATGGCGGCAAACGTACTGTCACAGGATCTTGTCACGAACTAAGAGATTCAGGCCAATCGGTGCTCATCGATTGTGGCTTGTTTCAAGGTAAAGAGTCCCAAGGTTCGGACGCACGTCCTCTTGATATTGAATTTGAAACTTCCCACCTCAACGCTCTGCTGCTGACTCATACTCATATTGATCATATTGGTCGGTTACCTTGGTTGCTCGCCAGTGGCTTTAACCAACCGATTTATTGCACTCAGGCGACGGCTGAACTCGCCCCTTTAATGATTGAAGACGGACTAAAACTACAAGGGCTCAGCAATAAACAATCGAAGCTGATACTCAAAAAGATTCATGCTTTGATAGCTCCCAAGCCTTACGGGGAATGGTTTCCCATCACCTCCGCACAGCAAAACAACGGAAAGGATCATCATAGGCCAAATACTCTGTATGCTCGTTTTCAACCTGCTGGGCACATCTTAGGTTCGGCCTATATCGAGATTAAATTACCCAACCAAGAGGTGGTGGTCTTTTCTGGCGACTTAGGTCCAAGTAACACGCCACTGCTGCCCGATCCTAAATCACCACAACAAGCCGATTACCTATTTATTGAGTCGACTTACGGCACCAGTACACATGATGATATTGCTACACGCTCTGAACGTCTCAAAGCGATCATTGATCGGTCACTACTCGATGGTGGCGTCATCCTGATCCCGGCATTTAGTATCGGCCGAACACAAGAACTGTTGTTTGATATTGAAAACCTGATCTTTGAGCATCAACTCAGCAGCGATATTCCTATCATCCTCGATTCGCCTATGGCAGAAAAGGTGACGCGATCCTATCGACGCTTTAAAGAGTTATGGGGGCAAGAAGCCAAGCATCGCCTTGAACTGAAACGTCACCCACTCGCCTTTGAACAATGCATTACCGTTGATGGGCATCGAATGCACAAGAAAATCGTCAATCGCCTGCGTTCGACAGGTGAACCCGCGATTGTGGTCGCAGCCTCTGGAATGTGCCAAGGCGGCAGGATAATGAACTACTTATCCGCCTTACTTCCCGACAAACGAACCGATGTCATTTTAGCGGGGTACCAAGCACACGGAACGCTCGGGCGCGAGATCCAACAAGGCGAAAAACAGGTTTCTATTGATAACAAAGACGTTGAAGTTAATGCTCAGATCCATGGTATGTCTGGCTATTCTGCTCATGCTGATAAAGAGGACCTTAATCGATTTATAACAGGAATTCCCGTTCCACCAAAAGAGCTGCATTTGATACACGGAGAGCCAAATACTCAGTCTGAGTTCGCTCAAGAATTACTTAAACAAGGATTCAAGGTTGTTTGA
- a CDS encoding 1-acylglycerol-3-phosphate O-acyltransferase, translating into MLAVLRIILATVFIIFTTLCAFVYCLFSPKNPKHVYVFCRWFNQLQKIVGVKLVQRGLDNAPTSEKSVYISNHQSILDFVTDPGMLRPRTVSLGKRDLLYVPFFGLLYWITGNIMINREDKSKARDTIKQVAEAIHQRDLSVWVYPEGTRSKGRGLLPFKTGAFRMAIEAGVPITPMCTSTTHNKIDLNRVNNGIVITEMLEPIDVTGYKLSDARELANRCHALMAEKIAQLDAEVARIEAQQNPELDSDGSSTN; encoded by the coding sequence GTGCTTGCTGTTCTTCGTATTATTTTGGCTACGGTGTTTATTATTTTCACCACCCTCTGTGCTTTTGTTTACTGCTTGTTTAGCCCCAAGAACCCTAAGCATGTGTACGTTTTCTGCCGTTGGTTCAATCAACTACAAAAGATCGTCGGTGTGAAACTGGTACAGCGTGGCCTAGACAATGCGCCGACGTCAGAAAAAAGCGTCTACATCTCTAATCACCAAAGCATATTAGACTTTGTGACTGACCCTGGAATGCTAAGACCTCGCACTGTTTCATTGGGCAAACGTGATTTGTTGTATGTGCCTTTCTTTGGTCTGCTGTATTGGATCACCGGTAACATCATGATTAACCGCGAAGATAAATCCAAAGCACGCGATACGATCAAGCAAGTGGCAGAAGCAATTCATCAGAGAGATCTGTCTGTTTGGGTTTACCCTGAAGGAACGCGCAGTAAAGGGCGTGGACTACTGCCATTCAAAACGGGCGCTTTCCGAATGGCGATTGAAGCCGGCGTGCCTATCACTCCGATGTGTACCAGCACCACGCACAATAAGATTGACCTCAACCGAGTTAATAATGGCATTGTGATCACCGAGATGCTTGAGCCTATCGATGTGACTGGGTACAAGCTCAGCGACGCAAGAGAATTGGCGAATCGCTGTCACGCATTGATGGCCGAAAAAATTGCACAGTTAGATGCTGAAGTCGCTCGTATAGAAGCACAGCAAAACCCAGAACTGGATTCAGACGGTTCTTCTACGAACTAA
- a CDS encoding YeeE/YedE thiosulfate transporter family protein — translation MLIVAIVFSGSLAWVFMALGSAVEGRSLSSAFWPSLFSLFGGFLFGIGAAINSGCGVSTVSRLARGEVVMLATILGWFVAWLLFAPVLPTELKGSRLVLSDFSRYAFLGIISFIIVVSCYFMNAVNRKLWFSMLGIGLMAGFVFLYEPHWTPSGLLKSMGTSLWHGRVEDWPSSERFILMAMLLVGMVSAALFTGSFSLRLSSIRRLGKHLVAGVLMGFGAVMAGGGNDTQLLVAMPVLSLAGVFSVLSIIVGIYTGVKLIQSR, via the coding sequence ATGTTGATTGTCGCGATTGTGTTTAGTGGCTCATTGGCTTGGGTGTTTATGGCATTAGGATCGGCAGTGGAAGGACGATCTTTATCTTCTGCGTTTTGGCCGAGTCTGTTTTCATTGTTCGGCGGTTTTTTGTTTGGTATCGGAGCGGCGATTAACAGTGGTTGTGGAGTATCGACGGTGAGTCGTTTAGCTCGTGGCGAAGTGGTTATGTTGGCGACCATATTAGGGTGGTTCGTTGCTTGGTTGTTGTTTGCTCCAGTGTTGCCGACGGAGTTAAAAGGATCTCGGTTGGTATTATCTGATTTTTCCCGATATGCATTCCTTGGGATCATTTCGTTCATTATTGTGGTGAGTTGCTACTTCATGAATGCAGTAAATCGCAAGTTGTGGTTCTCAATGTTGGGGATTGGGTTAATGGCAGGCTTTGTTTTCTTGTATGAACCGCATTGGACGCCAAGTGGTTTATTGAAATCAATGGGAACTTCACTCTGGCATGGAAGAGTTGAAGATTGGCCAAGCAGCGAGCGTTTTATATTAATGGCCATGCTGTTAGTAGGAATGGTCAGTGCCGCGTTGTTTACTGGATCTTTTTCTTTGAGGTTGAGCTCTATACGTCGATTGGGTAAACACTTGGTTGCGGGTGTGCTCATGGGATTTGGCGCCGTAATGGCTGGTGGCGGGAATGATACTCAGCTGTTAGTGGCGATGCCGGTACTCTCGTTGGCGGGTGTTTTTTCTGTGTTGAGTATCATTGTGGGTATATATACCGGAGTTAAGTTGATTCAAAGCCGATAG
- a CDS encoding DUF429 domain-containing protein: MKYIGIDGCKAGWIAWIVSGNEPPEFKVVKTLDELVDDLTEATTLIDMPIGFSDSLTPDRLCDKAARRFLTSKRGSSVFPVPCREAVYQTDYIAACNANVEQLSKKFSKQTWGIVPKVRELDELIETHPNLSIRESHPEVVFAALKGEPLAFSKRTQEGKEERLSVIQRLAPQWCDSLSLAISSTKRKDVAIDDIYDAFVLMLIAYHAPQLSTLPEPSDVGGEADTDQNGQVREIVYWNKPR, translated from the coding sequence ATGAAATATATCGGAATTGATGGCTGCAAGGCGGGTTGGATCGCTTGGATTGTCTCTGGCAATGAGCCACCTGAGTTCAAGGTGGTAAAGACCCTAGATGAGTTGGTTGATGATCTTACGGAAGCAACAACGTTAATCGATATGCCTATTGGTTTTAGTGACTCGCTCACACCAGACCGATTATGCGACAAAGCAGCAAGGCGATTCCTGACGAGTAAACGCGGTTCTTCTGTGTTTCCGGTTCCGTGCCGAGAGGCGGTTTACCAAACCGATTACATTGCGGCGTGTAATGCCAATGTGGAGCAACTGAGTAAGAAGTTCTCTAAGCAAACTTGGGGTATTGTGCCCAAGGTTCGCGAGCTTGATGAGCTCATTGAAACTCATCCCAATCTTTCTATCAGGGAATCACATCCTGAGGTGGTGTTTGCAGCTTTGAAAGGGGAACCGCTAGCGTTTTCTAAGCGAACTCAAGAGGGCAAAGAGGAACGACTTTCGGTTATTCAACGGCTGGCTCCGCAATGGTGTGACAGCTTGTCGTTAGCGATTTCGAGCACCAAACGTAAAGATGTCGCGATAGATGATATTTACGATGCTTTCGTACTTATGCTGATCGCCTATCACGCTCCACAATTATCGACCTTACCTGAGCCTTCTGATGTTGGTGGAGAAGCTGACACGGATCAGAACGGACAAGTTCGAGAGATTGTCTATTGGAATAAACCGCGTTAA
- a CDS encoding M15 family metallopeptidase — protein MKRFIVGCLAIVFSAASYAQVAPISQWQCDMMKKNNVLSSGAPVGCERLSKVDFDFINFKGETQQGNMIVLDVIAPSVEQIFSELKQRNFPLHSARLMREFNGDDNASMDANNSSAFNARPITGGGGWSKHAYGVAIDINPVQNPFLEFDSNGTITVKPSQSATRYVNRTRFRARDEIERSGMAEDVVELFAHHGFMIWGGDWNSPIDTQHFEVGSRKFVNQLLSKPQPEAKVLFERYVESYRQCFNQNKGEGAEKARAICAKKTVGTF, from the coding sequence ATGAAACGTTTTATTGTCGGCTGTCTGGCCATTGTTTTCAGTGCTGCGAGTTATGCTCAAGTTGCACCTATATCTCAATGGCAATGCGACATGATGAAAAAGAACAACGTCTTGAGCAGTGGTGCGCCTGTCGGTTGTGAGCGACTATCCAAAGTGGATTTCGATTTCATTAACTTCAAAGGAGAAACACAACAGGGCAATATGATTGTGCTCGATGTTATTGCACCTTCAGTTGAACAAATCTTTTCAGAGTTAAAACAGCGCAATTTCCCGCTTCATTCTGCTCGCCTTATGCGTGAGTTTAACGGTGACGACAACGCCTCAATGGATGCGAACAACAGCAGTGCCTTTAACGCTCGGCCTATCACTGGTGGAGGTGGTTGGTCGAAACACGCCTATGGTGTGGCGATAGACATCAACCCGGTTCAGAACCCTTTCTTAGAGTTCGATAGCAACGGAACCATCACAGTAAAGCCATCGCAATCGGCTACCCGCTATGTGAACCGTACTCGCTTTCGTGCGCGTGATGAAATTGAACGCAGTGGCATGGCTGAAGATGTGGTTGAGCTTTTTGCCCATCACGGCTTTATGATTTGGGGAGGGGATTGGAATAGCCCAATCGATACTCAGCATTTTGAGGTCGGCTCAAGGAAGTTTGTTAATCAACTGCTCTCTAAACCACAACCTGAAGCCAAAGTGCTATTTGAGCGTTACGTCGAATCTTATCGACAATGTTTTAATCAGAATAAAGGCGAGGGCGCAGAAAAAGCTCGTGCTATCTGTGCAAAGAAAACAGTTGGTACTTTTTAG
- a CDS encoding ATP-dependent zinc protease family protein, which translates to MKKIPLALTLLSTLLFSQYSLATDTSHTTQNPTYELDGKAVLGRTENVYLSSVQGLKDVPFIGKIDTGAETTSMHAEDIHVKSTNADYKNLKDKELMSALTEDVLNNSDVDYDDWEGSTFAKYEAVVSFKVQNPRTGDMVLIEAPLERVSMIRSRTSSTPLLRPTVKMSLTIADQELKTDVNLTDRSHFSAPVLIGKTFLADNALVFAGYDYLQEQENATVVGRKEVVSISGMAMNATFSLKNRYSILHAKNIDVDKKNSEVTFDMFDNDGKQKEMTLPLVRMLSVSGKKRPLVYVPVQLDEDTTKDILVYLRDRSNSSSQLRLGTNTASELFMIDTNAENILSKGSESFSDVAEAGDPLIISPEEDITIDNFPLKAVASFTVNTPLLKVDSFEIIGKGKDTSVEFYLTDVNGEQQKVTKPVIKKLRVGDDTRPVVSGEFSVSGKVRQQDFAIDVLDSNEKEAYFILGKKMAKEGVYVNTRSDYLLKAEPLFKVGHIEVVEVNGMTFPAKLDTGADVSSMNAVNIKRFKKDGQDMVSFTYQNNQGDKQDFTKPVIDVMRIKAKKGEKVNIRPVVEMNVKLGDLEKKVRVNLQDRSRFEYSMILGKNFLKHGAVVSSDENYLLGEMD; encoded by the coding sequence ATGAAAAAGATACCTTTGGCTCTAACTCTTTTAAGCACTCTACTTTTTTCACAATACTCTTTGGCTACAGACACTTCACACACCACTCAAAACCCGACTTACGAACTCGATGGTAAGGCGGTATTAGGCCGTACAGAGAATGTGTACCTATCGAGCGTTCAAGGGCTAAAAGATGTTCCTTTCATTGGTAAAATCGATACCGGTGCAGAAACTACCTCTATGCATGCGGAAGACATTCATGTGAAGAGCACGAATGCCGATTACAAGAACCTTAAAGACAAAGAGTTGATGTCGGCGTTAACCGAAGATGTGTTGAACAATAGCGATGTTGATTACGATGATTGGGAAGGCAGCACCTTTGCGAAATATGAAGCGGTTGTGTCTTTCAAGGTTCAAAACCCACGCACAGGCGACATGGTATTAATTGAAGCGCCTTTAGAGCGTGTCAGTATGATACGCAGCCGCACCAGCAGCACGCCTTTGCTTCGTCCTACGGTGAAGATGTCGCTGACCATTGCTGATCAAGAATTAAAAACAGACGTTAACCTGACGGACAGAAGTCACTTCTCTGCACCAGTGCTGATCGGCAAAACCTTTCTTGCTGACAACGCACTAGTGTTCGCTGGCTACGACTATTTGCAAGAACAAGAAAACGCGACGGTTGTTGGTCGTAAAGAGGTGGTTTCTATCTCTGGAATGGCGATGAACGCAACCTTCTCTCTAAAGAATCGCTACAGCATTCTGCATGCAAAAAATATCGACGTAGACAAAAAGAACAGTGAAGTGACGTTTGATATGTTCGACAACGATGGCAAGCAGAAAGAGATGACATTGCCACTGGTTCGCATGCTGAGCGTGAGCGGCAAAAAGAGACCTCTGGTATACGTACCAGTCCAACTCGATGAGGACACAACCAAAGATATTCTCGTGTACTTACGTGACCGCTCGAACAGCAGCTCGCAGCTAAGGTTGGGAACCAATACGGCCAGCGAACTCTTTATGATTGATACCAACGCTGAAAATATCCTTTCAAAAGGTTCAGAGAGCTTTAGCGATGTGGCGGAGGCTGGTGACCCTTTAATTATCTCACCAGAAGAAGACATTACGATTGATAACTTCCCGCTTAAGGCCGTGGCTTCTTTTACTGTCAATACACCTTTGTTGAAGGTTGATAGCTTTGAGATTATCGGTAAGGGCAAAGATACATCGGTTGAGTTCTACTTAACTGACGTCAATGGCGAACAGCAAAAAGTCACCAAACCTGTGATTAAGAAATTAAGAGTCGGGGATGATACTCGCCCAGTTGTGAGTGGTGAATTTTCGGTTTCTGGCAAAGTTCGTCAGCAAGACTTCGCGATTGATGTGCTAGACAGCAATGAAAAAGAAGCCTACTTCATTCTAGGTAAGAAGATGGCGAAAGAAGGTGTTTACGTGAACACGCGTTCTGACTATCTATTAAAAGCCGAGCCATTGTTTAAAGTAGGGCACATTGAAGTCGTTGAAGTGAATGGCATGACATTCCCTGCCAAGCTAGACACAGGTGCCGATGTGAGTTCAATGAATGCCGTCAACATCAAACGATTCAAGAAAGATGGTCAAGACATGGTGAGCTTCACTTATCAAAACAACCAAGGCGATAAGCAAGACTTTACCAAGCCAGTGATCGATGTAATGCGCATCAAAGCCAAGAAAGGCGAGAAGGTGAATATTCGCCCTGTGGTAGAAATGAACGTTAAGCTCGGCGATTTAGAGAAGAAGGTGAGAGTGAACCTTCAAGATCGTTCACGCTTCGAATACAGCATGATCCTAGGTAAGAACTTCCTGAAACACGGCGCGGTAGTGAGCAGTGATGAAAATTACTTGCTGGGCGAGATGGATTAA
- the smpB gene encoding SsrA-binding protein SmpB, with the protein MAKNKSKSKAGSNTIALNKKARHEYFIDDEIEAGLELQGWEVKSLREGKTNIAESYVYIRDGEAFISGMTITPLTQASTHIVANPTRIRKLLMSRKELDNLIGRINREGMTLVATALYWSRSWAKIKVGVAKGKKLHDKRTDMKEKDWARDKARIMKSNLR; encoded by the coding sequence ATGGCAAAGAATAAATCAAAATCAAAAGCCGGTAGCAATACCATTGCGCTTAATAAGAAAGCTCGCCACGAATATTTCATCGATGATGAGATAGAAGCGGGGCTTGAGCTACAAGGCTGGGAAGTAAAATCCCTACGTGAAGGCAAAACCAATATCGCAGAAAGCTACGTCTACATCCGAGACGGCGAAGCATTCATCAGTGGTATGACGATCACTCCGCTTACTCAAGCGAGTACTCATATCGTGGCGAACCCAACACGCATCCGTAAACTACTAATGTCGAGAAAAGAACTCGATAACCTTATCGGTCGTATTAACCGTGAAGGCATGACACTTGTCGCAACCGCGCTTTACTGGTCTCGCTCTTGGGCGAAGATTAAAGTTGGCGTAGCGAAAGGTAAAAAGCTGCACGATAAACGTACTGATATGAAAGAAAAAGATTGGGCGAGAGATAAAGCACGAATTATGAAGAGTAATTTGCGTTAA